The Prochlorococcus marinus XMU1404 DNA segment CATATCTGCTTTTCTAATAGAATTTTTTAAATTAGTTGAAAAGATAAGATTTCTGCCTCTTACAAGTTCAATGATTTCTGATAAACCAGGCTCAAAAACTGGCAATTTACTCAAGTCTTTACTATTCCATGCAACTATTCTCTCTTCATTTATATCAACAACTTCAAATTTAATATCTGGGCAATTCTTAGCAAAGACCGCCATAGTTGGTCCACCAACATATCCAGCCCCTATACAACAAATATTTTTTATTGAGTACAAATGATTTTATAAATTTTATTTACTTTAACATCTTGCTATTAATTTTTCTTATCATACTTTTCAAGATAAAAACTAATGGTTTTATTTAAACCCTCTGATAAGTAAATCTTAGGATACCAATTAAAAATTTTTTTTATTTTATCAAGAGATGGCTTTCTAAATTTAGGATCATCAAATGGTAAATCACAAAATTCAAAACCTATTTTTTTATTTATTTTACTTTTTATTAAATTAGCTAATTCAATAATAGATATTTCTTGATCATTGCCAATATTAATAGGATAACAATAATCACTATCCATTAATTTGATAAGCCCTTCAATTATATCACTTACGTAGCAAAAGGACCTTGTCTGAGAACCATCGCCATAAATGGTCAAATTTTCCTTACTCCTGCATTGTTTTATAAAATTTCCTATGACTCTTCCATCATTAATATTTAATCTTGGACCATAAGCATTAAAAACCCTAGCAATTCTTGTATCTAATTGATTTACTTCTCTAAAAGTGGAAATTAAAGTTTCTGCTATCCTTTTACCTTCTGAATAACAAGCTCTTGGACTGAATGTAGATAAATTTACAGGCATACTTTCAAATTGTGGGTTAGTTGATGTTATTCCGTAAATTTCGCTTGTACTTGTAAATAGAATTTTTGAATTATGTCTTTTAGCTAAATTTAAAATATTTATGGTACCTTCATAATTAATTCTGATTGTTCTTAATGGGTCATTTTGATAAATTTTAGGAGAGGCAGGACAAGCCAAATGCCAAATTTTTTCAATTTTTTTTTTAAAAAAAATTGGTTCAAGAATATCATGTTTTAGGAACATGAATTCTTTGTAATTCATTGCAAGACTTAGATTACTTAAATTACCGGAGGATAAATCATCAATGCATAAAACATTTTCACCGCTTTTTAGGAGACTATCTATTAAATGAGAACCTAAGAACCCCGCCCCACCAAAAACAATATTATTAATGACATCAAAATGAGTAAAATCTTTTAAATTAAGCATCTATTGCATCAATTTTTTCTTAACTCTATCTCCAAATCCACTTCCAAAAAATGTACTAACCAAATAGTAGAAATATTTATATAAATTTAGATTCTTCATCATTCTTGAATCTAATTGTGAAAGCAAAATAGGGTCAGACATGTCAATACCTTTTATTTGTGCGAGACCTGTAATGCCAGGTAAATAATTATAAACATTGTGCCTATTTCTCATATCAATCAATTCAAATTGCGATGGTAAGCATGGTCTAGGACCAACTAAACTCATATCACCTTTTATGACATTCAGAAGCTGCGGTAATTCGTCTAACTTTGTTTTTCTTAAAAACTTCCCAAGATTGGTAATTTCAGAATCGTCAATTAAATGAGTCGCACATGATTTAGTCCCTATCGACATAGTTCTAAATTTAATAAGGGTAAATTGATTCATATTTTTCCCTATTCTTTTTTGAAAAAATAATGGCGACTTATTTTCAAAATAAATAATAAAAAATATAAAGACTAATATTGGTAAAAATATCAAAAAAGCAAAGGAAGCAAGCAAAATATCAAAAGTTCGTATCATTTACTTTTCTTGTATATTATCACAATCTTTATAGGGAAATAATCTACTCAAAAATGACTTTCAAAAAACAATTCATCATATAATTTTAAAGTTTCAGAATTAATAATTGATGAAGAAAATTTTGATAAGGCAATTTTATGGCTCTCTTTACCCATCTTTTCTCTAAGAGTTTTATTTTTTATTAATTCAGATAACCTATTAGCAAGTTTGTCAATATTTTTAATTGGCACTAAAAAACCATTTACACCATCCTCAACTACATCGCGGCAACCAACTGTATCAGTAGTAACTATAGGCAAGCCAAATGCAGCTCCTTCTATTAATGCCTTTGGTAAACCTTCTCTATAGGATGGTAAACATAAAATATCTGTTTCTTTTAAAACTCCTTCAATATTGTTTACCCATCCCAACCAGTTAATTATTCTTTCATCATTCCATTTTTTCAAAGTTGATTTTTCTAAAGATGAAGGATTATATGGATCAATATCTCCTACTAATAAAAATCTAGCGTTTATTTTATTAGCCTTTAATTGTCTTGCGGCACTTACAAATTCTAATACTCCTTTATCTTTTAACATTCTTGCTACTAGTGTAATTGTAGGCTTATTTCTAATTTTTTTAGATTCCAAAATTTTCTTTACTTTAACTCCTGCACCTTTTATTACACAGCCATATTTTGGATTAACTGCTCCCATTTCAATAAAATAATTTAGATCATCATAATTTTCAAATACAACCTTATTTCTCATGTTCTCGCCAATATGAGAATTAATAAATTTTTTTAGTAGAAACTTTAGAATAGGCCTAAGAATTCTTGCCTTTATGCTCCCTGAAGAGAATACAAATCCCAGTCCTACAGGGGCATTTAATACTGACTTAATTTTATTCAATTTAGCAGCTATTGATCCATAAATAATAGGTTTAGCTGCAACGTGATGAACGATATCAGGTTGAATCTTTTTATACAGTCTAATGATTCGGAATAAAATAGAAAACTCATATATTGGATTAATACTTTTCCTGTTATAAGGTACAGGATAAAAACTTATTCCATTATTTTCAATTAATTTTTTATGATTATTTTCTTTGGAAATAACCGCAATAGAATATCCTTTTTTTTTTGCAGCTAAAGCCCTTTCCAAAAAATGAGAGCAGAAAAACCAATCTTCTGTGATATTAAAAAGAATTTTTTTCATTAGGTAGTTTTATTTGAAAACTTTTTCATCAAATTAAGAAATTTTTTTCTACTAAAAAACCATTTAAAGTTTCTTAAAATTATAAAGATCATTGAGATCCAACTATCTGGTAATAATTTAAACAAAAAATACCATCCAAAAAAAAGAAATAAAGGATATGAAGATGGTTTAGATCGCCATCCTTTCCATAATGTAATAAGTTTTTTAAATCTAAATAAGTTTTTGTTTTTTGAAATTATATATCTCCATATTTTACTATGTTTTTTACTTGTCTTGGATATAAGCATTCCAGAGTTACTTACGTTGTAGTGGAATAATGGTTCTGAGAATCTTTTGCCATGAATATCATGCGATCCAAGCCTAATATTAAACTCCCAATCTTCGTATCCAGATCTCATCATTTTATCGTAACACCCATATTTCAGACATATTTCCTTACTGATAAAAATACTATAAGGTAGCTGATTTAAGAATAATTGTTCAAAAAAATTATATTCTTTTTTAACAATTTTATTAACTTCGCCCTCCAATATTATATCTGCAAAAATATATGATGCATCTTTAAAACTTTTTAGAAAAAAATACATTTTTTCTAGAGTTTCAGGCTCGATCCAATCATCTGAATCTAAAAAAAACAGATAATTTCCTTTAGCATTTTTTATTCCCATATTACGTGCATAAGGTAAGCCTCTATTTATTTGTTCTACAGTATTTATGCTTGGAAAATTTTTATATTTTTGAATCATTTCAATTGTATATTGATTATTAGATCCATCATTCACTAATACTATTTCTGTATTCTTCCAAGTTTGATTTATTACAGAATTCAGACATCTTTCCAATAAGATCCCTTCATTAAAACAAGGGATAATTACAGAGATTAATTCGTTATTAGTTTTACTGATCATTTACACAAGTTGCCCAAATCTCGCCCCATATTGTGAATATTTCTGTAATTTTTAATTTTGATAAAAGAATTTCATTTTTAAATTCTTCTAAAGTATGTTCTATTTTATGATCTTGATCTGAGAAGTAATAACTACCTATTTCTTTTCTAAAAGCAATCTGCCAATCTCTTTCAAATAATGGTACCCTGATTAAAAATTTTTTTGCTGAAGTTTTTAAAATTATATTTTCCAAAAACTCTTTCCTTTTATTGATGTGTTCTAAAATATTAGAAAGAATCACAACATCAGAATTAATATTTGTTTGAGAAGAAATATCTCCAAAAATAAAATTTATATTACTAACCGAATTTTTAATTTTTTGTTTATTTGCAGCTTCTATATTTTTAACGTTTATATCTACACCAATAACGAAACTTTTAGGTCTTTGTGAAGCAATATCAATAGCAACGGTTCCATTGCCACATCCTACATCGAGAACAATTTCTCCATCACAAACTCTATCAATAAAAAATTTATGATAAGTAGTAACTTTATGTTTTGGATGGATACCATTTCCATATATGATTGCTCGTTCATTAATAATCCAATCTAAATTATCTTTTATTTTAAAAATTCTCTTTAAACCCGCCTTTGTATTTTTACCTCTCGATTCGATAATAAACAAACTAGTAAATAAAAACTTTCTTAATTTAAATGGTAATAAACACCAAAAAATTGAAATAAAGTTTGCGATAGATAATATTATTTTTTTTTTCATGTTTAACTATTCATTCATTATTGAAAAATTATAAGCACTTAAGCACATTTCATTCAAATCCCTTTTAGTTTTCCATTTAAGAGTATTTTTAGCTTTAGAGGGGTCTGCATAACAATAAGCTACATCTCCTGATCTTCTTTTTTTTATAATTATCGGAAGTTTAGAATTTGTTACTTTTTCAAAAGTATTTATTAACTCAAGAACAGTAATACCTTTACCGGTTCCAATATTAAAAATATTAAGTCCATCGCAACCCATCAAATAATCTAATGACATAACATGAGCCTCAGCTAAATCCATTATATGAATATAGTCCCTAACTCCAGTACCATCTTTGGTATCATAATCATTTCCAAAAACTTCAAGATTGGGTTTAATCCCCTTATATACTTCTATAATTGAAGGCATTAAATTTTCTGTTTTCCCTCTAAGTGGATCATCGCCTATTAAACCTAAAGGATGTGCTCCTATTGGATTGAAATATCTTAAAGAAGTAATTGACCAATCTTTTTCTGCCATTACAAGATCTCTAAGAATCCTCTCAACTATTAATTTCGTCTGTCCATATGGATTAATAGCCCTTAATGGGTGATTTTCATCGATAGGTAGGTATTCTGGGTCTCCATATATTGTAGCGCTGCTACTAAAAAGTAATTTTTTAATATTTGTTTTTTTCATCGCTCTTATTAGGCTTAAAGTACCTCCGACATTTATCTCGTAATACTTTATTGGATCTATTATTGACTCTCTTACAGATTTCAAAGCAGCAAAATGAATTACAGAATTAATATTATTTTTACTGAATACTTCGATTAACCTTTCAGTATCTTTAATATCCGCATCAACATAATTAATCTTTTTACCAATCGTTTTTTCTAATCTCTCTAAAACTGAATATTTAGAGGTTGAAAAATTATCGTATATCAAAAAATCTACATTTTTTTCAGAAAGTAATGAGGCAGTATGGGAACCTATGTAACCAAAACCACCTGTCAGTAAAATCTTGCTCATAAATAAAATTTGTTAATAAAATTGCACATATCTTTTTAATTTGAAGAATCTCTTTTTAGTTTTTCACTAAATATATAATCTACTATTTCTCCTGAAGGCTTATATCCATCAACTAAATTTTCTAAAATTAATACAATTTCCTCTAGATCATTAGAACTTAAGGCATTTTCAAGTCTGATTATTTCCTTTTCTAATTTAACCCAAGGTATAAATTTATCTTGGGCCTTAAAAATTTTTGGATGTTTGGTTACTAATGAATTCTTTTCTAAAAGAAGTTCTTCATAAAGCTTTTCCCCAGGTCTTAAACCTGTAATTAAAATTTCAATATCTCCATTTGGATTAGTTTGATCTTTTAGTTTTAACCCTGATAACTGTATCATTTTTTTTGCAAGATCATAAATTTTCACTGGTTCACCCATATCTAATACAAAAACATCTCCACCTTTTGCCATCGCACCAGCTTGTATTACTAGTTCTGCAGCTTCTTCAATAGTCATAAAAAATCTCGTAATTTCAAGGTGAGTAACTGTCAAAGGTTTCCTTTCTTTAATTTGCTTCCTAAATTTAGGAATTACAGAACCTGATGAATCCAATACATTCCCAAATCTAACCATTGAAAATTTAGTTGATTGATCTTCTTTTCTTTCTGCAAAAAGAGCTTGAAGACAAATTTCACATAACCTTTTTGTAGCACCCATAACATTTGTTGGTCTAACTGCTTTATCTGTAGAAATAAAAACAAAGTTATCTACATCAGTTTCAAGAGATGCCTCTGCAACATTAAGTGTTCCAAAAACATTATTTTTGACACCTTCTGAAAGATTATGTTCAACTATAGGCACATGCTTATAGGCTGCTGCATGATAAACAGTATCGGGATTCCAAGTTCTAAAAATTATATTAATATTTTTCTTATCCTGAACAGATGATAACAAAGTAATTATTTCAACATTTTCTGAATTTTTTGAATGATTTAATTCATCCAAGATTGAATATAAAGAAAATTCGTTTGAATCTAATAGTAATAATTTATTAGGCTTCCTTTTTAATATTTCCCTACAGAGTTGTCCCCCAATAGAACCTCCGGCTCCTGTAACTAAAACAACTTTAGATTTTATATTTTTTCTCAATAAATCAATATTTGGTGAGACCTTATCTCTTCCCAACAAATCATCAATTTCTAATTCAATCAAATCTTTTACATCTATCTTTCCTTTTGCCAAATCAACCATAGATGGCAAGGTTCGAACAACAAGATTATATTTTT contains these protein-coding regions:
- a CDS encoding glycosyltransferase family 2 protein, with the translated sequence MISKTNNELISVIIPCFNEGILLERCLNSVINQTWKNTEIVLVNDGSNNQYTIEMIQKYKNFPSINTVEQINRGLPYARNMGIKNAKGNYLFFLDSDDWIEPETLEKMYFFLKSFKDASYIFADIILEGEVNKIVKKEYNFFEQLFLNQLPYSIFISKEICLKYGCYDKMMRSGYEDWEFNIRLGSHDIHGKRFSEPLFHYNVSNSGMLISKTSKKHSKIWRYIISKNKNLFRFKKLITLWKGWRSKPSSYPLFLFFGWYFLFKLLPDSWISMIFIILRNFKWFFSRKKFLNLMKKFSNKTT
- a CDS encoding glycosyltransferase family 4 protein, coding for MKKILFNITEDWFFCSHFLERALAAKKKGYSIAVISKENNHKKLIENNGISFYPVPYNRKSINPIYEFSILFRIIRLYKKIQPDIVHHVAAKPIIYGSIAAKLNKIKSVLNAPVGLGFVFSSGSIKARILRPILKFLLKKFINSHIGENMRNKVVFENYDDLNYFIEMGAVNPKYGCVIKGAGVKVKKILESKKIRNKPTITLVARMLKDKGVLEFVSAARQLKANKINARFLLVGDIDPYNPSSLEKSTLKKWNDERIINWLGWVNNIEGVLKETDILCLPSYREGLPKALIEGAAFGLPIVTTDTVGCRDVVEDGVNGFLVPIKNIDKLANRLSELIKNKTLREKMGKESHKIALSKFSSSIINSETLKLYDELFFESHF
- a CDS encoding polysaccharide biosynthesis protein, whose product is MSQSVQKLRSYLLDLPKSLKLIISISVDVLLCLLTTWISFYLRLGELFPINNSLIIPSFISILIAIPVFYLSGLYRTIFRYSGWPAMFTVSKSIFLYGFLFSFLITIISFDTVPRTIGIIQPLLLFFAVGISRSAVRYWIGDLYKIRLEKSSLPKAVIYGAGNAGRKLLISLENNNELQVSCFLDDDEKKKGRLLVGKRIYSPEYIDFLATEKNISYLLLALPNISSKKRKEIIKNVEKYNLVVRTLPSMVDLAKGKIDVKDLIELEIDDLLGRDKVSPNIDLLRKNIKSKVVLVTGAGGSIGGQLCREILKRKPNKLLLLDSNEFSLYSILDELNHSKNSENVEIITLLSSVQDKKNINIIFRTWNPDTVYHAAAYKHVPIVEHNLSEGVKNNVFGTLNVAEASLETDVDNFVFISTDKAVRPTNVMGATKRLCEICLQALFAERKEDQSTKFSMVRFGNVLDSSGSVIPKFRKQIKERKPLTVTHLEITRFFMTIEEAAELVIQAGAMAKGGDVFVLDMGEPVKIYDLAKKMIQLSGLKLKDQTNPNGDIEILITGLRPGEKLYEELLLEKNSLVTKHPKIFKAQDKFIPWVKLEKEIIRLENALSSNDLEEIVLILENLVDGYKPSGEIVDYIFSEKLKRDSSN
- a CDS encoding sugar transferase — encoded protein: MIRTFDILLASFAFLIFLPILVFIFFIIYFENKSPLFFQKRIGKNMNQFTLIKFRTMSIGTKSCATHLIDDSEITNLGKFLRKTKLDELPQLLNVIKGDMSLVGPRPCLPSQFELIDMRNRHNVYNYLPGITGLAQIKGIDMSDPILLSQLDSRMMKNLNLYKYFYYLVSTFFGSGFGDRVKKKLMQ
- a CDS encoding class I SAM-dependent methyltransferase, with protein sequence MKKKIILSIANFISIFWCLLPFKLRKFLFTSLFIIESRGKNTKAGLKRIFKIKDNLDWIINERAIIYGNGIHPKHKVTTYHKFFIDRVCDGEIVLDVGCGNGTVAIDIASQRPKSFVIGVDINVKNIEAANKQKIKNSVSNINFIFGDISSQTNINSDVVILSNILEHINKRKEFLENIILKTSAKKFLIRVPLFERDWQIAFRKEIGSYYFSDQDHKIEHTLEEFKNEILLSKLKITEIFTIWGEIWATCVNDQ
- the galE gene encoding UDP-glucose 4-epimerase GalE: MSKILLTGGFGYIGSHTASLLSEKNVDFLIYDNFSTSKYSVLERLEKTIGKKINYVDADIKDTERLIEVFSKNNINSVIHFAALKSVRESIIDPIKYYEINVGGTLSLIRAMKKTNIKKLLFSSSATIYGDPEYLPIDENHPLRAINPYGQTKLIVERILRDLVMAEKDWSITSLRYFNPIGAHPLGLIGDDPLRGKTENLMPSIIEVYKGIKPNLEVFGNDYDTKDGTGVRDYIHIMDLAEAHVMSLDYLMGCDGLNIFNIGTGKGITVLELINTFEKVTNSKLPIIIKKRRSGDVAYCYADPSKAKNTLKWKTKRDLNEMCLSAYNFSIMNE
- a CDS encoding NAD-dependent epimerase/dehydratase family protein, with protein sequence MLNLKDFTHFDVINNIVFGGAGFLGSHLIDSLLKSGENVLCIDDLSSGNLSNLSLAMNYKEFMFLKHDILEPIFFKKKIEKIWHLACPASPKIYQNDPLRTIRINYEGTINILNLAKRHNSKILFTSTSEIYGITSTNPQFESMPVNLSTFSPRACYSEGKRIAETLISTFREVNQLDTRIARVFNAYGPRLNINDGRVIGNFIKQCRSKENLTIYGDGSQTRSFCYVSDIIEGLIKLMDSDYCYPINIGNDQEISIIELANLIKSKINKKIGFEFCDLPFDDPKFRKPSLDKIKKIFNWYPKIYLSEGLNKTISFYLEKYDKKN